In the Magnetospira sp. QH-2 genome, one interval contains:
- a CDS encoding helicase-related protein, whose translation MQIHSSRPRISALLGPTNTGKTHHAMERMLGHAGGMIGFPLRLLARENYERAVAIKGTGQVALITGEEKIVPANPRYFLCTVEAMPTDRMVPFLAIDEIQMCADPDRGHLFTDRLLHARGLDETMFMGAETIAPLLRKLVPDIEISSRPRFSTLSYTGPRKLTKLPRRSAVVAFSAAEVYSIAELIRRQRGGAAVVLGALSPRTRNAQVGLYQAGEVEHLVATDAIGMGLNMDVDHVAFAQIRKFDGRMPRRLNPSEMAQIAGRAGRHMNDGTFGVTEDVRDLEPELVERLESHRFDPLKAIFWRNANLRMTSVEALQKSLTKRPDAPGLMRARPADDELALTALARDEDLLKRADHPDRVALLWEVCRIPDFQKIMSESHTRLLGTIFGHLTGPEERIPADWVAEQVKRIDRLDGDIEHLVQRIAHVRTWTYVSHRGDWLADSAHWQGLTRQVEDRLSDTLHERLTHKFVDRRTSVLSRRLKDSDFLEAAVAGDGRVLVEGHFVGKLDGFRFQPDSAAGALAQRTLSGAALKALKGEIIRRMERLEKDEDAFIALQPDGVVTWRTMPVARLAKGDDPLHPRLEPLPSELLEASQRERLKGRLETWVAAHIATKLDPLTKLTEADLPQAARGIAFRVVEHFGALPRRLAREQISALDKEDRRALREMGLRIGREAVFAPILLKPAAVNLRALLWNLFNGADHQPPADGRMSVPVDSVIPIAFYEAIGYRPLGPLAVRIDMVERIAGKAWDLAQEGVKGEFAITPELLSLAGCSVDVMAEILKALSYRAREVMPEDLPQPEAKPEPEAKPETTPEAESTPEMPAEPAKAETPTPVQAAPETSPEIPEEPKEEEPKEKAPEEPPKPILLFRYQRPRPSGPRKPRDDRSEAGGADRPRHGKHEGKRDHKPRGDKPRGPKKHDKPKPPPRAPKPEKQPDPDSPFAILKDLIK comes from the coding sequence ATGCAGATCCATAGCTCCCGCCCGCGCATATCCGCCTTGCTCGGTCCGACCAATACGGGCAAGACCCACCATGCCATGGAGCGCATGCTGGGCCATGCGGGGGGGATGATCGGCTTTCCCCTGCGGCTGTTGGCGCGGGAAAACTACGAGCGCGCCGTGGCCATCAAGGGCACCGGACAAGTGGCTTTGATCACCGGCGAGGAAAAGATCGTTCCGGCCAATCCGCGCTATTTCCTTTGTACGGTCGAGGCCATGCCCACCGACCGCATGGTGCCCTTTTTGGCCATCGACGAAATCCAGATGTGCGCCGATCCGGACCGGGGACATTTGTTCACCGACCGGCTGCTGCATGCCCGGGGTCTCGACGAGACCATGTTCATGGGCGCCGAGACCATCGCACCGCTCTTGCGCAAGCTGGTGCCGGACATCGAGATTTCCTCCCGGCCGCGCTTTTCGACCCTGAGCTATACCGGCCCACGCAAGCTGACCAAGCTGCCCCGACGCTCCGCCGTGGTCGCCTTTTCCGCCGCCGAGGTTTATTCCATCGCCGAGCTGATCCGCCGTCAGCGCGGCGGCGCGGCGGTGGTGCTGGGCGCCTTGAGCCCGCGCACCCGTAATGCCCAGGTCGGCCTTTATCAGGCGGGCGAGGTGGAGCATCTGGTGGCCACCGACGCCATCGGCATGGGGCTGAACATGGATGTGGATCATGTGGCCTTCGCCCAGATCCGCAAGTTCGATGGCCGCATGCCACGACGACTCAATCCGTCGGAAATGGCGCAGATCGCCGGACGCGCCGGACGGCATATGAATGACGGAACCTTCGGCGTCACCGAGGACGTCCGCGATCTGGAACCGGAATTGGTGGAGCGGTTGGAAAGTCATCGCTTCGATCCACTAAAGGCCATTTTCTGGCGCAATGCGAACCTCCGCATGACATCGGTGGAGGCCTTGCAAAAGAGCCTGACAAAGCGCCCCGACGCCCCGGGCCTGATGCGGGCCCGTCCGGCGGACGACGAGTTGGCGCTGACCGCCCTGGCGCGCGACGAGGACTTGCTCAAACGCGCCGACCATCCCGACCGGGTGGCGCTGCTCTGGGAGGTCTGCCGCATTCCGGATTTTCAAAAGATCATGAGCGAATCACACACCCGGCTGCTGGGCACCATCTTTGGCCATCTGACCGGGCCGGAAGAACGCATCCCCGCCGACTGGGTGGCCGAGCAGGTCAAGCGCATCGACCGGCTGGATGGGGATATCGAGCATCTGGTTCAGCGCATCGCCCATGTGCGCACCTGGACCTATGTGTCCCATCGGGGCGACTGGTTGGCCGATTCCGCCCATTGGCAGGGATTGACCCGGCAGGTGGAGGATCGCCTGTCCGACACCTTGCACGAACGGCTGACTCATAAATTCGTCGATCGGCGCACCTCGGTGCTGTCGCGGCGGCTCAAAGACAGCGATTTTCTCGAAGCGGCGGTGGCCGGAGACGGACGGGTACTTGTGGAAGGCCATTTCGTGGGTAAACTGGACGGATTCCGCTTTCAGCCGGATTCCGCCGCCGGGGCCCTGGCCCAACGCACCTTGTCCGGCGCCGCGCTGAAAGCACTCAAGGGGGAGATTATCCGACGCATGGAACGCCTGGAAAAAGACGAAGACGCCTTCATCGCCCTGCAACCCGACGGGGTGGTCACCTGGCGCACCATGCCGGTGGCGCGGCTGGCCAAGGGGGACGACCCCCTGCATCCGCGCCTGGAACCCCTGCCCAGCGAGCTTTTGGAGGCGTCCCAGCGCGAGCGGCTGAAAGGCCGCCTGGAGACCTGGGTCGCGGCCCATATCGCCACCAAGCTGGACCCGCTGACCAAGCTGACCGAGGCGGATCTGCCTCAGGCCGCGCGGGGCATCGCCTTTCGGGTGGTGGAGCATTTCGGCGCCCTGCCCCGCCGCTTGGCGCGCGAGCAGATCAGCGCCCTGGACAAGGAAGACCGACGGGCGTTACGCGAAATGGGCCTGCGCATCGGCCGCGAGGCGGTGTTCGCGCCGATCCTGCTGAAACCGGCGGCGGTCAACCTGCGCGCCCTGCTGTGGAACCTGTTCAACGGTGCCGACCATCAACCGCCCGCCGACGGCCGCATGTCGGTACCGGTGGATAGCGTCATTCCCATAGCCTTCTACGAGGCCATCGGCTATCGGCCCCTGGGCCCGCTGGCCGTGCGCATCGACATGGTGGAACGCATCGCCGGCAAGGCCTGGGATCTGGCCCAGGAAGGGGTCAAGGGCGAATTCGCCATCACCCCCGAGCTGTTGTCCCTGGCCGGTTGCTCGGTGGACGTGATGGCGGAAATCCTCAAGGCGCTGAGCTATCGCGCCCGGGAGGTAATGCCGGAGGACCTACCCCAACCGGAGGCCAAGCCGGAGCCGGAGGCCAAGCCTGAGACCACACCGGAGGCAGAATCGACGCCGGAAATGCCTGCCGAGCCCGCCAAGGCGGAGACTCCCACCCCCGTCCAAGCCGCGCCGGAAACGAGCCCGGAAATCCCAGAAGAACCCAAGGAAGAAGAACCCAAGGAAAAAGCCCCCGAGGAACCGCCCAAGCCGATCTTGCTGTTCCGCTATCAGCGGCCCCGTCCGTCCGGGCCGCGCAAGCCGCGCGATGATCGGAGCGAGGCGGGTGGCGCGGATCGTCCCCGCCATGGCAAGCACGAGGGCAAACGCGACCACAAGCCACGTGGCGACAAACCTCGGGGTCCGAAGAAGCACGACAAGCCCAAGCCGCCGCCCCGGGCGCCCAAGCCGGAAAAACAGCCGGACCCGGATTCACCCTTTGCCATCCTCAAGGATCTGATTAAGTGA
- a CDS encoding RNA-binding S4 domain-containing protein, which yields MSDGGPSLRVDKWLWQARFFKSRTLAGKFVQTGKLHMDGETVTKAHHLVRPGDVLTFPQGPHMRVIQILALGTRRGPAPEARTLYEDLAPPQPKAKPGDNPDLPAPVALRERGSGRPTKTQRRALDKLREWD from the coding sequence GTGAGTGACGGCGGCCCGTCGCTTCGGGTCGATAAATGGCTATGGCAGGCGCGGTTCTTCAAGAGCCGCACCCTGGCGGGCAAGTTCGTCCAGACCGGCAAGCTGCACATGGACGGCGAGACGGTGACCAAGGCCCACCACCTGGTGCGGCCGGGCGATGTGCTGACCTTTCCCCAAGGCCCGCACATGCGGGTAATCCAGATCCTCGCCCTCGGCACCCGGCGAGGCCCGGCGCCGGAGGCCCGGACCCTCTACGAAGACCTGGCCCCGCCGCAACCCAAGGCCAAACCCGGCGACAATCCGGATCTGCCCGCCCCTGTCGCGCTACGCGAACGGGGCTCTGGGCGACCGACCAAGACGCAACGCCGAGCTCTGGACAAGCTCCGGGAGTGGGATTAG
- a CDS encoding phosphoribulokinase, giving the protein MSKKHPIIAVTGSSGAGTSTVKDALEHIFKRVGARAAIIEGDSFHRYDRAQMKIELQKAKEEGRNLSHFGPDGNLFDKQLETFRQYGETGQGQRRHYIHNEEEAHYFGGEPGTFTDWEPIPPETDLMFYEGLHGGVVAEGIDMAREVDLLIGVCPTINLEWIQKINRDMSERGYDQKTVTETIHRRIYDYMHYIMPQFSHTHINFQRIPLTDTSNPFCVTTIPTPDQSLVLIHFVSQKPSVEYKLHLKGLIDGTMITGFNTLVIPGGKFAYALELILTQRVVELLKHRADVEGGL; this is encoded by the coding sequence ATGTCCAAGAAACATCCGATTATCGCTGTCACGGGGTCCTCCGGGGCCGGAACCAGCACGGTTAAAGATGCTTTGGAACATATCTTCAAGCGTGTCGGCGCCCGCGCCGCGATCATCGAGGGCGATAGCTTTCACCGCTATGACCGGGCGCAAATGAAGATCGAACTGCAAAAAGCCAAGGAGGAGGGGCGCAATCTCAGCCACTTCGGCCCCGACGGCAACCTGTTTGACAAGCAACTGGAAACCTTTCGCCAATATGGCGAAACCGGTCAAGGCCAACGGCGGCACTATATCCACAATGAGGAAGAGGCCCATTACTTCGGGGGCGAACCGGGGACCTTCACCGATTGGGAGCCGATCCCGCCGGAAACGGATCTCATGTTCTACGAAGGCCTGCATGGGGGCGTGGTGGCCGAGGGCATCGATATGGCCCGAGAGGTGGATTTGCTGATCGGGGTCTGCCCGACCATCAACCTGGAATGGATTCAAAAGATCAACCGCGACATGTCCGAACGGGGCTACGACCAGAAAACGGTGACCGAAACCATCCACCGGCGTATTTACGACTACATGCACTACATCATGCCGCAGTTCTCCCACACCCATATCAATTTTCAGCGTATCCCGCTGACCGACACCAGCAACCCCTTTTGCGTCACGACCATCCCGACGCCGGATCAGAGTCTGGTACTGATCCATTTCGTTTCGCAAAAACCCAGCGTCGAATACAAGCTACACCTCAAGGGCCTCATCGACGGCACCATGATCACCGGCTTTAACACCCTGGTCATCCCCGGCGGCAAATTCGCCTATGCCCTGGAGCTCATCCTCACCCAGCGGGTGGTGGAGTTGTTGAAGCATCGCGCGGATGTGGAGGGGGGGCTGTAG
- a CDS encoding DUF938 domain-containing protein: MKTPSDANDPRRYSPSTARNREPILAAIRDILPAQGLVLEIAAGSGEHGPFIADALPDLTWQPSDLDPDNLPSIAAWAETAAHKNVRPPLILDVMADPWPIDRAGAILCINMIHISPWACTEALMRGAGSILAEGAPLILYGPYRIDGKQTAPSNEAFEGWLKGLNPDFGVRDLGEVAHVATRHGLTLEQRIEMPANNFVVVFRRG; this comes from the coding sequence ATGAAAACACCATCCGATGCCAACGACCCGCGCCGCTATTCCCCATCGACCGCCCGCAACCGGGAACCCATCCTGGCAGCCATCCGTGACATCTTGCCCGCTCAGGGCCTGGTATTGGAAATCGCGGCGGGCAGCGGCGAGCACGGCCCCTTCATTGCCGACGCCCTGCCGGATCTGACCTGGCAGCCCTCGGACCTGGACCCGGACAACCTGCCGAGCATTGCCGCCTGGGCCGAAACCGCCGCGCACAAGAACGTCCGCCCGCCGCTGATACTGGATGTCATGGCCGATCCTTGGCCCATCGACCGGGCCGGCGCCATCCTCTGCATCAACATGATCCATATTTCGCCCTGGGCCTGCACCGAGGCATTGATGCGCGGCGCCGGGTCGATCCTGGCCGAAGGCGCACCGCTGATTCTCTACGGCCCCTACCGCATCGACGGAAAACAGACCGCGCCCAGCAACGAGGCGTTCGAAGGCTGGCTGAAGGGGCTGAACCCGGATTTCGGCGTGCGGGATCTGGGCGAGGTGGCCCATGTGGCCACCCGGCACGGGCTGACGCTGGAGCAACGTATCGAGATGCCGGCGAACAATTTCGTGGTGGTGTTTCGGCGGGGATAG
- a CDS encoding TerB family tellurite resistance protein has protein sequence MLDRIRRLFAAPANDNADELDLPEAVAALLVYAAHADGTFEATERETVARLLARRFELDAPQAEALIESADLRVGESVELYGFTRAAKDAMTHEERLDLMEMMWEVVLADGVVDDFEANLMRRLAGLIYVSDRESGEARQRAAENLD, from the coding sequence ATGCTTGATCGTATCCGCCGCCTGTTTGCCGCTCCGGCCAATGACAACGCCGATGAGCTTGATCTGCCCGAAGCCGTTGCCGCGCTTTTGGTCTATGCCGCCCATGCGGACGGGACCTTCGAGGCCACCGAGCGCGAGACCGTCGCCCGGCTGCTGGCGCGCCGCTTCGAGTTGGATGCTCCTCAGGCCGAAGCCTTGATCGAGTCCGCCGATCTGCGGGTCGGAGAGTCGGTGGAGCTGTATGGATTTACCCGCGCCGCCAAGGATGCCATGACCCACGAGGAGCGCCTCGATCTGATGGAAATGATGTGGGAAGTGGTGCTGGCCGATGGGGTGGTGGACGATTTCGAAGCCAACTTGATGCGCCGCCTTGCCGGTCTCATCTATGTATCCGATCGGGAAAGCGGCGAAGCCCGACAGCGCGCCGCCGAAAACCTGGACTAA
- the fdxA gene encoding ferredoxin FdxA yields the protein MTYIVIENCIKCKYQDCVEVCPVDCFYEGENFLVIHPDECIDCGVCEPECPAEAIVPDTEDGVEEWLEINTKYAEIWPNITRKGDAPADAADWDGKPDKKALLSTKPGAGTGEG from the coding sequence ATGACCTATATCGTTATCGAGAACTGCATCAAGTGCAAATACCAAGACTGTGTGGAAGTCTGCCCGGTGGACTGCTTCTATGAAGGCGAGAACTTCCTGGTCATTCATCCCGACGAATGCATTGACTGTGGCGTCTGCGAACCGGAATGCCCGGCCGAGGCCATCGTGCCCGACACCGAGGACGGGGTCGAGGAATGGCTCGAAATCAATACCAAGTACGCCGAAATCTGGCCCAATATCACCCGCAAGGGCGATGCTCCCGCCGATGCGGCCGATTGGGACGGCAAACCCGACAAAAAAGCTCTTCTGAGCACGAAACCGGGGGCTGGAACCGGCGAAGGATGA